The following is a genomic window from Hemibagrus wyckioides isolate EC202008001 unplaced genomic scaffold, SWU_Hwy_1.0 Contig38, whole genome shotgun sequence.
AAATCATGATCAGTAGACTGACCCCTACTCTGGTCAGCATGATACCTCATGTAGAAGGGGTGGGGAACAGCTTGGCACTGTAGAGGGAGGGTTGAAGGCTTTAtcctattatttacattactatgattacttaaataaatatttatatttgttcctattagagcctcattctgattatttttagtcatcagtatatgtataaaattttcctttaaacacaaacagaatgtttcactcatatacagatcatttttaaagaatttcacaacttttaaatggtttactaaaacgtggaaaataacaaataacattatagcatatgtgtatatgacatTACGTAtataacagaaagacagaaacacaatGGCAGAAAAGAAAGGATCTCCACATTGAAGTGATAAATCGAGATGAAGGTAATATCATAAAATGGTAAAGTATATaatcattatacaaataagtttattcataaacaattctatttatctatatattatctataataataacttatgggaatagggggagagggataggaacagagggactGATTAAAAAGGGACAGATTAATTAAAAGGGAAGAATGATCTTAAGGgctaagcccttcttcaggtcctggggttcactgtacaaacctgtaaaaaaggagaagagatttttaaaatattaatttaatcaaaaatagaaataaaattaattcatacttACATGTGGagtctgagcaatgtaggaaaaagaagtgagagaaaagaacatgaaatgaagtggaagaaaagatgaagtgggtaaggggtaagacattgctcagagctcctccaaaatgtccatcatcagctggacgtgcagcttgaggagtcgctgaactgtggtggctaaggctgctgggtcactggtcagctccagaggctgagtgaacagtacttcaacaagctctgtaaggtaatcctattgacaaatgacacacacatccaacatagtgtcactgagtttaagatacaatcccgagaatttgtgtatcgtggcatcagaagatattcaacacttacaataagcactgtgaagtacagctctgctgcaggctcccacacgtccacgtcccacatgctgaagagcgcaagcaggcgctccaagaatcctcccttaaacttttggaaagaaagacaagcttcattaatgccatgtcttatcaggttttaaaaatatggaaaaaggaaaaggggatcaaatagaccatgttctgaaactcaaacattgcctagaaatctcctgataagacacttactggctgaggttttgagccatttataaagcagccgaagagaatcagctcataaaaaacatccaggaagttgtagtggtgatcctgcacagagcagaaaaattacaaaaataaattagctttacatattggactcctgttttctttattagcaaaatctgttatgtTTAAACATCTgccatttcacacaggcgtttgttagcttacacaggagctgagctctgctttaatcgattcctgattggaagacgtcctcaggaatcgaatcagggcctcgtaggccaacagcacaccaactacatcctgttcaaacaaacaaaaaaatctctgtaactaacTTTGGCTATGACTGAGTAACTGAAAGGattttcatcacaaaaatcaaacagtctttcatcattctgaagtcacctggttgttagctgctgccagtcgcatgacaatCCTTTTTCCCACCACGAACAAGAAGTcctggttgtggatgctggcaagcagagtctgaatataagacagcacacaatatacattaaagaagagtggactttacctgcgcaataacagcagctgaagaaaggttttactcacagcgaatgcctcacggagagcgggcaccttcaggccgatgtcagtcacccctctttctgaaagatggcagctaagaaagaagagatgtaactctctaaaacctcctgcccctgtccaccacccaaatctatacaaatattatactgtgtaattattaaaactgagttcatcaagctaactagctttatactcactatgatattgtgtaaataaaatgattagtgaagttctataggtagataacatacacctGTAACCAAGCTCTTtaggagagctgattaatcagtagtctaaacatgatttagtgtaaaaccagtagtcagggttgttaaaagtcactttttaatttttcactttttaataatgaatattatattgtagaaataaatgaaattctccttgttcaagctcatcaactcggttcaggattttagtgtcatttaaaccaacagccaagttcgctagcagcttaactaacattaggctaaacattatatttatattatatttaccaattaattttgtaataattacaacaaatagacaggtTCTCTAGAGCTTGAGAATATGATAAGctgtagatatgattagtccaactattacagtgtcatttaaatcggtaaaaattgGCTAAAGTCTGTTAGCGCTCTAGCTGGAGAATCACAAGGCAAAgtatgatttagtgtaaaaccaggttaacaacgaccgccatcagcgccattgacctacagggtgctggtggaaattgggctactgttggtcgaagaagtagaggagggaggagagtgtgcagacagagagagaagaggaaaggtaagagtgtaggactgagattaggaactctgaatgttggcactatgacagggaaaggtagagatctggctgatatgatggacagaaggaaggtggatatactgtgtgtacaggagaccaggtggaagggtagcaaggctcgtagtataggagcaggattttatggtatggatagtaagagaaatggggtaggtgtgatcctgaaggaggagtttgtgaggaatgttctggaggtgaagagagtgtcagacagggtgatgagtctgaagttagagattgaaggggtgatgctgaatgttgttagtggttatgccccacaggtaggttgtgagttagaggagaaagagagattctggagtgaattagatgaggtgatagagactattcccacgggtgagagagtggtgataggagcagattttaatggacatgttggtgaggggaacacaggtgatgaggaggtgatgggcaagtttggagttaaggaaaggaaccttggaggacagatggtagtggactttgctaggaggatggacatggctgtggttaacacttattttcagaagagggaggagcatagagtgacttacaggagtggaggtaggagcacacaggtagactacatcctatgtagaagaggcaatctgaaagagattagtgactgtaaagtggtagtgggagagagtgtagccagacagcataggatggtggtgtgtaggacgACTTTGaaggtctgtaagaagaggtcaaagatagagacagagaagaaaaccaagtggtggaagctgaaaaaggaggaatgttgtgaggaatttagacagaagttgaggcaggctctgggtggtcaggtagtgctgccagatgactgggaaactacagcagaagtgatcagggagacaggaagaaaggtgctgggtgtgtcatctggaaggaggaaggaagataaggagacttggtggtggaatgaggaagttcaggatagtattcagaggaagaggttagccaagaagaagtgggacatggacaggactgaagagaatagacaggaatacaaggagttacagcgcaaagtgaagagggaggtgtttaaggccaagcagaaggcatatgacgagttgtacactaggttagacactagagatggagagaaggacttgtacaggttagctaggcagaggatTCGAGATGgggaggatgtgcagcaagttagagttattaaggatagagatggaaaggtgctcacaagtgaggagagtgtacggaggagatggaaggagtactttgaagaactgatgaataaggaaaatgagagggaacaaagaGTTGAAGGGGAGAACTCTGTgtaacagaaagtagataagattagaaaggatgaagtcaggaatgctttgaagaggatgaaaagtggaaaggcagttggtcctgacgacatcccggtggaggtctggaagtgtctaggagaggcggcagtggaattttaactttgttactgttgtttaacagggttttagagagtgagaagatgcctgaggaatggagaagggtattagtgccgatctttaagaataagggtgatgtgcagagttgcagcaactatagggggataaagttgatgagccatacaaggatctatgggaaagagtagtggaagctaggttaaggaaggtagtggaaatttgtgagcagcagtatggcttcatgctctttgggagtgacaaagttggacaggattaggaatgagtacatcagagggacagctcatgttggacgtttgggggacaaagttagagaggccaggttaagatggtttggacatgtccagaggagggagagtgagtatattggtaggagaatgttggacatggcgctgccaggcaggaggaaaagaggaaggccaaagaggaggtatatggatgtaataaatgaggatatgaagctagtgggtgtaagtgttgaggatgcagaagatagggataggtggagagagataattcgctgtggcgacccctgaagggtaaagccgaaagaagaagttaatgtttataattgcgCTACCACAGTTTAGTGACGTCATGTTCCGGGAAAACTTAAGTTGTGTGGTTGGTGTCGGTCACAGCGGTGAgagactgctggttttgttccggaaattattcaattacaaattaagcactatatatatatattctacctatctacctacctatatatatgtattctacctaatctggggcatgaagagctaattgtgagtgttagaggagctaaacacgcagcgctagcatgagcatgtgaactgagtgcgccatagattggaaggaaaacggaacatccaccaaaatatccccttctcaaatttcagactcatcacctatgtcaacttacttcacatccagtacagtaggtggcgataatgatcctaaggagttattcaccattaaacaagaagaagaagaagaagcagctcgactctctgcttgtccgtccatcagtacccaaaagtaataaaagaaaaatatatatatttagctgcaCCCCGAAACTGGAATGCCCGCAAACCACACATCAAGATAATAATTGAACTAACAagtcaacaccaacagaaagtttcagtcaGCAGGACCAAGCTAGCTATTGgcattagcgattagcattagctgctagaGCTAACGCGATTGGCGCGTAGaatatgtcatttattcattagcaatattacaaaaagctcacatgcacacactcatttaaagcaaaaaagacaacatgctaaatgctagaaactcagaaaggcatcttgcataaattt
Proteins encoded in this region:
- the LOC131350511 gene encoding uncharacterized protein LOC131350511; the protein is MVNNSLGSLSPPTVLDVNCHLSERGVTDIGLKVPALREAFATLLASIHNQDFLFVVGKRIVMRLAAANNQDVVGVLLAYEALIRFLRTSSNQESIKAELSSCDHHYNFLDVFYELILFGCFINGSKPQPFKGGFLERLLALFSMWDVDVWEPAAELYFTVLIDYLTELVEVLFTQPLELTSDPAALATTVQRLLKLHVQLMMDILEEL